GTTGCGTCTCGACTGATCGACCCATTGCTGAAATTGGCCAAGTACGATGATGAGCGTAAAGCACTGATGCGTGCTGAGTTAGAATCACTCAAAGCGATGGATAATCTGGCGAAAGATCTGTTCGAAAAAGTGAGCAAAGCGCTAGAAAGCTAAAGGTTAAATCATATGCAGCTGGCCTCGTGTCAGCTGCTTGTTTGCAAACGATGAATCAATATTACTTCAGCTTAAATATCAGCTATCAGACCTTCCTCGCACACTATTCGGGTGCGGCGAGCTCGGTGCAAGTTGTCACAGACAATGGGCTTAGGATACAACTCCCGGCAACGCGTTTTAGGCCGTTTCTTAGCCAATTGGGGCTTAGAGGTCGGTTCAGACTAACAACTGACCAAAATAATAAGTTTATAAAGTTAGAAACTCTGTAACTCCTCCGTTTAACAGCGAGTTAAACAGGAATCTCAATCACATTCTCAAACATTTCACCTGCCAAGTTCGTTAATTTTATTAACTAAATTTCAATAATGCTTTTACAATAAGCACATGCATTACCTATGCTTAGTTATTAGGTCTTTTAAGCCGATTTAATGCTAAGTGTCCCCTACAAAAAACTATTCTAATGTGGAGTGTGAATATGACCGCGCGTGAAAATGTAGTGCCGGTTCTGCTTGAAAAAGTGTATCAACTGATTCAGGACAAACTCGAGCTATCTCACCAGCCTTTAGTCACTAAATTAGCTCAACACTTATTTAGTAATATGTCCAACGACGATTTGATTCAGCGTAACGAATCGGATCTTTATGGCGCTGTTGTTAGCCTCTGGCATCATATCAATGAGAAAAAACCGGAAGAGATCTCTGTCAGGGTGTTTAACCCAACAGTGAGTCGCCAAGGTTGGCAATCTACCCACACTATTGTTGAAGTCGTTATTCCGGACAGCCCGTTTTTGGTCGATTCCATCAAAATGACCTTGAGTCGTTTGGACCTCTCTTGTCACTTGATGCTCAACAACCCAACGCAAATCACACGTGATAGTAAAGGCGCGGTGACTGAGGTCAACGGTAAAGGCGGCGTGCTTCAGTCACTGTTCCATATCGAAGTGGATCGTCTGAGCAAGAAAGAGGAGATGCAGACGCTAAAGCAAGAATTGCTCGATGTGCTTTCTGACACTCGCTTGGTGGTGAACGCTTGGCAACCAATGGTTGAGCGTCTCAAAGAAGTGACGACACAACTAGAAAAACAGAAATCGGTTATTGCCGTGAACGATGAACGCTTCGATGAAAGTATTGCCTTTCTTCGTTGGTTAGGGGACCACAACTTCACGTTCATGGGTTATAAGGAATATGACCTGAGCAATGTCGATGGCGACAGCGAATTACTGCCAACGGCAGAAAAGGGCCTTGGCCTATTTGCAGACGAGAAACGAGTTCGCGGTGTGAAGCTGTCTGAGCTTTCCGATTCTGCTCGTCTAGAAGCGAAAAAACCTTACGCGCTGATTATCACCAAAGGCAACAAGCCTTCAAGAATTCACAGACCCGCTTACAACGATTATATCGGCATTAAGAAATTTGATGAAAACGGCAAAGTTATCGGTGAACATCGTTTTACGGGGCTTTACACTTCCGCCGTTTATAACCAAGCCGTTTCTTCTATCCCACTGATTCGTGAGAAAGTGGGGCGAATTCTTGAAGCTAGCGGCTACCGTCACGGTTCGTATTCCTACAAAGCACTGCACAATATTCTTGAAAACTATCCACGTGATGAGCTAATCCAAGCAACCGAAGAAGAGCTTCTTGAAGTTGGCATGGGCGTGGTGCAAATGCACGATCGAGATCTTCTGCGTCTTTTCGTGCGTAAAGACCCGTTTGGACGTTTCTTTAGCGCCATGGTCTACGTGACCAAAGATCGTTATAACACCGAACTTCGTCGTCAGACCCAACGCATCCTGAAGCAATATTTTGGCGGCGAGCAAGAAGTGGAGTTCACCACATTCTTCTCCGAAAGCCCTCTGGCGCGTACCCACTACATTGTGCGGGTAGACAACAACAACATCGACGTAGACGTAAAGAATATCGAGCAAAACCTAATGGAAGTATCCTCATCTTGGGATGATCGCCTCAAAGACTCCATCATTGCTAACTTTGGCGAAAGCAAAGGCTTACCACTATCAAAAGAGTATATGAAGGCGTTCCCGCGTTCTTATAAAGAAGCC
This Vibrio navarrensis DNA region includes the following protein-coding sequences:
- a CDS encoding DUF2835 domain-containing protein — its product is MNQYYFSLNISYQTFLAHYSGAASSVQVVTDNGLRIQLPATRFRPFLSQLGLRGRFRLTTDQNNKFIKLETL